From the Halalkalicoccus sp. CGA53 genome, one window contains:
- a CDS encoding ABC transporter permease, producing MLETARFEGKRRVRGTAILAVGLSLYSAFIVWYFTVWEGAEIEDLFQEMPPAMIEAFGIAELGTIEGFLGGQIYTFLWLLGLGTYFAYTGAGLVATDIERGRMDLLAVFPISRAKLLTEKFIALLVPLLVLNVVVGIVIYVLVIAIGESIDPARLFMVHALSIPYFLVCAAIGMILSVVVDRASIAERGAIGLIFLLWLGESVVSGTGDYDWLAYLSPTHYYEPTPILIDGSYDPIHSLVLVGVFVVLFVAGIILFKRRDL from the coding sequence ATGCTTGAGACCGCACGATTCGAGGGAAAGCGGCGGGTACGTGGGACTGCGATACTGGCTGTGGGGCTGAGCCTGTATTCTGCGTTCATCGTCTGGTACTTTACCGTCTGGGAGGGAGCCGAAATCGAGGATCTCTTTCAGGAGATGCCGCCCGCGATGATCGAAGCGTTCGGCATTGCTGAATTAGGTACCATCGAAGGATTCCTGGGTGGACAGATCTACACGTTCCTCTGGTTGCTCGGGCTGGGAACCTACTTCGCGTATACCGGGGCAGGACTCGTCGCAACCGACATCGAACGGGGACGAATGGATCTCCTCGCTGTATTTCCGATCTCCCGTGCCAAACTCCTCACCGAGAAATTCATCGCATTGCTCGTCCCATTGCTGGTACTGAACGTCGTCGTAGGGATCGTCATTTACGTATTGGTGATCGCTATCGGTGAGTCGATCGATCCGGCCCGCTTGTTCATGGTGCACGCCCTCTCGATCCCGTATTTCCTCGTGTGCGCTGCAATCGGAATGATCCTGTCAGTGGTAGTTGATCGGGCATCAATCGCGGAACGCGGGGCGATCGGACTGATATTCCTTCTCTGGTTGGGTGAGTCCGTGGTAAGCGGGACGGGCGATTACGACTGGCTCGCGTATCTCAGTCCCACCCACTACTACGAACCGACACCTATCCTTATTGACGGGTCATACGATCCGATTCACTCTCTCGTCTTAGTTGGTGTATTTGTCGTGTTATTTGTTGCTGGAATAATATTATTCAAACGTCGGGATCTATAG
- a CDS encoding CPBP family intramembrane glutamic endopeptidase, producing the protein MVVVFMWAPAFAAIGTQLWHGESIREGCGLALGRLRWVGLAWITPIALVAATIGTGIVLPGVSFTTDYAPYLLELGLTEEQAAEAVTQLEGVPVPLAVLFVVQGLIAGLTINALAALGEELGWRGLLLTELAPLGFWKVSILTGTIWGIWHAPIILQGHNFPDAPLVGVFVMTVATIAMAPIYTYLTVRARSVLAATFLHGSFNGLGALSLIYLTGAGNLLTAPVGVAGIGAALLVTALCIVHDKIIAEEPITNGRPLSPWT; encoded by the coding sequence GTGGTCGTCGTTTTCATGTGGGCACCGGCGTTCGCTGCGATCGGAACCCAGCTCTGGCACGGAGAGTCTATCCGAGAGGGCTGTGGACTGGCTCTGGGTCGGCTTCGCTGGGTTGGACTAGCGTGGATAACGCCGATCGCTCTCGTCGCCGCCACGATCGGTACCGGAATCGTCCTTCCGGGCGTGTCGTTTACGACAGACTACGCGCCGTATCTGCTCGAGTTGGGATTGACAGAGGAACAAGCCGCTGAGGCGGTCACGCAACTGGAGGGGGTGCCAGTTCCGCTTGCTGTTCTCTTCGTCGTTCAGGGCCTCATTGCGGGTCTGACGATCAACGCCCTTGCGGCACTTGGCGAAGAACTCGGGTGGCGGGGGCTACTGCTCACGGAGCTCGCACCGCTTGGATTCTGGAAGGTCTCGATACTGACGGGAACGATCTGGGGGATCTGGCACGCTCCGATTATCCTTCAGGGCCACAACTTCCCCGATGCACCGCTTGTGGGCGTGTTCGTGATGACCGTTGCAACAATCGCGATGGCTCCGATCTACACGTATCTGACAGTCCGAGCTCGATCTGTGCTCGCCGCAACGTTCCTCCACGGGTCGTTCAACGGACTGGGAGCGCTCTCGCTGATCTACCTCACGGGTGCCGGAAACCTCCTGACCGCTCCCGTTGGCGTCGCCGGCATCGGTGCTGCACTGCTCGTCACTGCTCTCTGCATCGTCCACGACAAAATTATTGCAGAGGAACCGATCACGAACGGACGCCCGCTGTCGCCGTGGACGTGA
- a CDS encoding LLM class flavin-dependent oxidoreductase — protein MDLSVVDLSPVPEGGTASDAYANTVEAARQAERLGYERFWVAEHHGMADSIAGTTPEVLLAHLAAKTDSIRLGSGAVLLNHYSPFKVAEQFGVLDALAPGRIDAGLGRANGSPAADHALGTDRHVQNPDEDHTEKVEAVVTHLYDDFPDEHPYSDLTIPRSGRGTPVPWLLGSSPSSAAIAGELGLPYCFAAFIRPQFATHSFETYREEFRPSRLAGGVDEPDGMLAVNAVCAETDEEATRLRAVAEASYERMQRGVVGTRPSVEEAVDELGGVPEPTPTKLGSEEWPRAISGSKETLAGLLEQLTDRVGVDEVMVQHIVADHDDALRSHELLADGVGLT, from the coding sequence ATGGATCTCTCTGTAGTCGACCTCTCTCCCGTTCCCGAGGGTGGCACCGCCAGTGATGCGTACGCGAACACCGTCGAGGCCGCCCGACAGGCAGAACGGCTCGGATACGAACGGTTCTGGGTGGCCGAACACCACGGCATGGCGGACTCCATCGCCGGCACGACCCCCGAAGTGTTGCTCGCCCATCTCGCCGCGAAGACAGACTCGATTCGGCTTGGATCGGGAGCGGTGTTGCTCAACCACTACAGCCCGTTCAAAGTCGCCGAGCAGTTCGGCGTACTGGACGCGCTCGCTCCCGGGCGTATCGACGCGGGTCTCGGGCGGGCGAACGGGTCGCCGGCCGCCGACCACGCACTCGGGACCGATCGCCACGTCCAGAACCCCGACGAGGATCACACGGAGAAGGTAGAGGCCGTCGTCACCCACCTCTACGACGACTTTCCAGACGAGCATCCCTACAGCGACCTGACGATCCCACGCTCGGGTCGGGGTACTCCCGTCCCCTGGCTGCTCGGATCGAGCCCGTCGAGTGCGGCGATCGCCGGCGAACTCGGACTCCCGTACTGCTTCGCCGCGTTCATCCGGCCACAGTTCGCCACCCACTCGTTCGAGACGTATCGCGAGGAGTTCCGGCCCTCGCGGCTGGCCGGCGGTGTCGACGAGCCAGACGGGATGCTCGCGGTGAACGCGGTCTGTGCCGAGACCGACGAGGAGGCGACACGGCTTCGTGCGGTGGCCGAAGCGTCGTACGAGCGGATGCAACGAGGGGTCGTCGGAACGAGGCCGTCCGTCGAGGAGGCCGTCGACGAACTGGGTGGGGTGCCCGAACCGACGCCTACAAAGCTCGGTTCCGAGGAGTGGCCACGGGCGATCTCCGGAAGCAAGGAGACGCTTGCCGGTCTCCTGGAACAGCTCACAGACCGTGTCGGCGTCGACGAGGTGATGGTCCAGCACATCGTCGCGGATCACGACGACGCGCTCCGGTCTCACGAACTCCTGGCTGACGGCGTCGGACTCACGTGA
- a CDS encoding AzlD domain-containing protein — translation MAPLEFGAGFVWLLIVALAVGCFALRLSFIQLHGWVIEFPPGVERALVYVPPAILAALVFPQLFVLDGSVVTAVVNERAIAGGVAAIVAWRTGSMLATIGVGMGVLWGFRLLLG, via the coding sequence ATGGCACCGCTCGAGTTCGGAGCGGGTTTCGTGTGGCTGCTCATCGTTGCGCTCGCGGTCGGCTGTTTCGCCCTTCGTCTCTCGTTCATCCAGCTTCACGGGTGGGTGATCGAGTTCCCGCCGGGGGTCGAACGAGCGCTGGTGTACGTCCCCCCGGCGATCCTCGCTGCGCTGGTCTTTCCCCAGCTGTTCGTTCTCGACGGATCGGTCGTCACGGCGGTGGTCAACGAACGGGCCATCGCCGGTGGGGTGGCCGCGATCGTTGCGTGGCGAACGGGGAGTATGCTGGCGACGATCGGGGTCGGGATGGGAGTCCTCTGGGGATTCCGACTTCTTCTCGGGTGA
- a CDS encoding AzlC family ABC transporter permease: MLQGGIMKFREDFLSGAGDMAPLLPAGAIVGLVTGMAATAIGLSPIQTIAMAVLVYYPTVMLTAFLLLETGTPGVLVVVLSLLVDGGRGVLYSLSLAPYFSRFSTVWKWFLAYFLWTPVYAFSIERYTSEPTTSRRGYYLGTAVPLWIIVQLSVIAGVFFGRGVPPEWELEFVIPLAFIALLMRFIEDRPTKAAGVAGGVLAVAAAGVPMNLGILVAAIGGTTIGVVVSRWGRR; encoded by the coding sequence ATGCTACAAGGTGGCATCATGAAATTCCGGGAAGATTTTCTATCGGGGGCCGGGGACATGGCGCCGTTGTTACCGGCTGGGGCGATCGTCGGACTCGTCACCGGGATGGCGGCGACGGCGATCGGATTGTCACCGATCCAGACGATCGCGATGGCCGTTCTCGTCTACTACCCGACCGTGATGTTGACGGCATTCTTGCTCCTCGAAACGGGAACGCCCGGCGTTCTCGTCGTGGTCCTTTCGCTCCTCGTCGACGGCGGACGGGGTGTACTTTACAGTCTCTCGCTGGCGCCGTATTTTTCGCGGTTTTCGACGGTGTGGAAGTGGTTTCTCGCGTACTTCTTGTGGACCCCGGTCTACGCGTTTTCGATCGAACGATACACGTCCGAACCAACGACCAGCAGACGAGGCTACTATCTCGGGACGGCTGTCCCGCTCTGGATCATCGTACAGCTGTCGGTGATCGCCGGGGTGTTCTTCGGACGGGGCGTGCCGCCCGAATGGGAGTTGGAGTTCGTGATCCCCCTGGCGTTCATCGCTCTCCTGATGCGATTTATCGAAGATCGACCGACGAAGGCAGCGGGGGTGGCTGGTGGCGTGCTCGCCGTGGCGGCGGCGGGCGTCCCGATGAACCTGGGCATTCTCGTCGCGGCGATCGGAGGGACGACCATCGGTGTGGTCGTCAGCAGATGGGGGAGGAGGTAG
- a CDS encoding GNAT family N-acetyltransferase — protein MATTGESVDTSTATQTEEKHLLTALTLAFTTDPGIRWYFTSPPTYHRYFPEFSMAYGGKAFDHDTAYYVGEYVGAALWLPPGVQPEYDEIGAVMQKALSEEKLVLLDEFIERIEASHPSEPFWELTVLGVEPVQQRRGHGSLLMKPVLDECDREGTPAFLISSNVRNLPF, from the coding sequence ATGGCGACTACCGGAGAATCCGTCGATACGAGCACAGCCACTCAGACTGAAGAGAAACATCTCCTCACCGCCCTCACGCTGGCCTTTACCACGGATCCCGGGATACGTTGGTATTTCACTTCACCTCCCACGTACCACCGCTACTTTCCGGAGTTTTCCATGGCGTACGGTGGAAAAGCGTTCGACCACGACACGGCGTATTACGTCGGCGAGTACGTCGGTGCGGCCCTCTGGTTACCGCCCGGCGTGCAACCTGAGTACGACGAGATCGGTGCCGTCATGCAGAAGGCCCTCTCGGAGGAGAAGCTGGTACTGCTGGACGAATTCATCGAGCGGATCGAGGCCAGCCACCCGAGCGAGCCGTTCTGGGAGTTGACGGTCTTAGGGGTCGAACCCGTCCAGCAGCGACGGGGACACGGGAGTCTCCTCATGAAGCCGGTACTCGACGAGTGTGACCGCGAGGGAACACCCGCGTTTCTCATCTCGAGTAACGTCCGGAACCTCCCGTTCTAA